Genomic window (Sinorhizobium sojae CCBAU 05684):
AGAAAGCCCGGCGTGGGAGGAGGATCGCCGGGCTTCCGATTTCCGATCGGCAACTGGGAGGAGGAGGGTTGCCGATCACACGATAGAGCTTGGGAGGAGGAGTGCTTTATCGTTAAGTCATACAATAATGTTGCGACGCAGCAATTGCAAGCCCCTCGATGAAATATTCATTCCGCGCTGGCAAAATGTCGCAGGATTGGTTGCTGGACGAGAGGCGGCCAGAGAAGGTTTCTGCCTTCACGTGCCGCCGCTTGCTTTCGGTGCCGCCTGCGCCAGATTCGAAACAACAGGTTATCAGGAGGCGGCCATGGAGGAGGATCGCAGGGCGGCTTTGGTCCGGATCACCGGGCGGGTGCAGGGCGTTTGCTTTCGGGCCTGGACGCGCGACGAGGCGCAGAGGCTCGGCCTCACCGGCTGGGTGCGCAACGAAAGGGACGGATCCGTCACGGCCCTGATCGCCGGGCCGGAGACCGCCGTCGACACGATGCTACACCGGTTCTGGGAAGGACCGCCGGGGGCATCCGTCTCCACCGTCGCGAGCGAAGATGCGCCCTCGATCCACGCGCCGGCGGGATTCCAGATCACCCGTTAGCCTGAGGCCTGCGCTACACCCGCTCCAATGCCACCGCGATGCCTTGGCCGACGCCGATGCACATGGTCGAGAGTGAATAGCGCCCGCCGGCTTCGGCCAGTTCCAGCGCCGCCGTGCCGATAATGCGGGCGCCGGACATGCCGAGCGGATGGCCGAGTGCGATGGCGCCGCCATTGCGGTTGACGCGGGGATCGTCGTCGGCGATGCCGAGCTCGCGCAGCACCGCCAGGCCCTGGCTTGCGAAGGCCTCGTTCAACTCGATGACGTCGAACTGTTGCTCGGTCATGCCGAGCCGCGCCATGAGCTTCCGAGAGGCGGGAGCCGGGCCGATGCCCATGAGGCGCGGCGGCACGCCGGCGCTCGCGCCGCCGAGAATACGCGCGAGCGGGGTCAGCCCGTGCCTTGTCGCAGCCTCTTCCGAAGCGATGACGAGCGCCGCCGCCCCGTCGTTGACGCCGGAAGCGTTGCCGGCGGTCACGGAGCCGCCTGCGCGGAACGGCGCCTTCAGTTTGGCGAGTGCCTCCATCGTCGTGGCGCGCGGATGCTCGTCCTTCTCGACGGCGACCGGCTCGCCCTTCCTCTGCGGGATCGTGACGGCGACGATTTCCCGGGCGAGGCGGCCGTTCGCCTGGGCGGCGGCGGCTTTCGCCTGGCTCCGGAGCGCGAAGGCGTCCTGATCCTCGCGGCTCACATGATAATCCTCGGCGACGTTCTCGCCGGTTTCCGGCATCGAGTCGACGCCATATTGCGCTTTCATCAGTGGATTGATGAATCGCCAGCCGATCGTCGTGTCGTGAATTTCCGCGTGGCGCGAAAAGGCGCTTTCGGCCTTCGGCAGCACGAAAGGCGCGCGCGACATGGATTCGACGCCGCCGGCGATCATCAGCTCCGCCTCGCCGGATTTGATGGCGCGGGCGGCCGCGATCACCGCGTCCATGCCGGACCCGCAGAGCCGGTTGATCGTCGTGCCGGAAACGGAGACCGGGAGGCCGGCGAGCAGCAGCGACATTCGCGCCACGTTGCGGTTGTCCTCGCCCGCCTGGTTGGCGCAGCCGAAAATCACGTCGTCGACCGCTTCCCAGTCGACGGACCCATTGCGCTCCATCAGCGCCTTCAGCGGGATGGCACCCAGATCGTCGGCGCGCACTGCGGAGAGTGCGCCGCCGAACCGGCCGATCGGCGTGCGGATATAGTCGCAGATATAAGCTTCGTGCATCAGGCGGCCTCCTTCCCCGAGCCGGTGCCCTCATGGGCCTTCCTGGTGCGGGCATTGATGTCACGCAGCACCGCGAGTTCAGTTTCCGTCGGCGCCGGCGTCTCGATGACGTTTTCGGCGGACCTGATCGGCCAGCCGCAATTCGCGATGATCTGCTCGCGGCTGACGCCAGGATGAATGGAGACGACGGTCAGCTCCTTCGTCTCCGGATCGGGTTCCAGGATACAGAGATCGGTGATGACGCGCGTCGGTCCTTTCGTCTTCAGGCCGAGACGCTCGCGATGGTTGCCGCCTTCGCCGTGACCCATGGAGGTGACGAAGGGCAATGTTTCGACGAAGCCGCGCTTCGTCAGCGCCATGGTGATGAAGATGCGGCCACAATTCGACGCGATCTCCGGCGCGCCGCCGCCACCCGGCAGGCGCACCTTCGGCCGGCCATAGGGGCCGACAACCGTCGTATTGAGGTTGGCGAATTTGTCGATCTGGGCGCCCCCCAGGAAGCCGGTGGTGATGCGGCCGCCCTGCAGCCAGTAGCGGAACATTTCCGGCACCGAGACGGTAAAGAGCGCCGTGTCGCAGAGTTCGCCGTCGCCGATCGAGAGCGGCAGCACATCCGGCTTCGTGCCGACCGTGCCGCTTTCATAGATCAAGGTGATCTCCGGCGCATGCGTCAGTCGTGCGACGTTGCAGGCGGCCGAAGGGGCGCCGATGCCGACGAAGCAGACGTCGTCGTTGGAGAGCTCGCGCGCGGCGGCGATCGTCATCATTTCATTGGGGGTGAAATCCGTCATCCTCGTCTCCTCATGCAGCCTTGGACGACTTCTTCGCGGCATGGCGGGCGAAGTCTTCCGGGTTCCCGTCGAGCACGTTCTCCTTGATCCAGGCGGTGAAGCTTTCCCGGTCGCGGGCGATCTCGTCCCAGCGGATGTAGAAAGCGTTGTTGCGCGGATAATAGCCGTGCGCATAGGAGGGGAAGGCGCCGCCCGGCACATGGGCGACGGCGGACACGGCCCAGCCTGGCAGCACGACGGAATTGGGCGAGGGCGGCGAGAGCTCGTCGACGATCTCCTCTACGGTGACGATCGAGCGCCTGGCCGCAAGCACCGCCTCCTTCTGCACGCCGACGATGCCTTCGATCAGCACGTTGCCGCTACGGTCGGCGCGCTGGGCGTGAATGATGGCGACGTCCGGCCGGATCGCCGGTACGGCGGCGAGCACCTCGCCGGTAAAGGGGCAGGTGATGCTCCTGATGTTCGGGTTCACCTTGGGCAGGTCGGCGCCGATATAGCCGCGCAGCATGGCGAAGGGCAGGTTTGCCGCGCCCGCCTCATAGGCGTTCGCCATCGCCGCATGCGAATGTTCCTCGATCTCGAGTGGCCGGGGCCATTGGTTCTCGACCGCGTCGCGGAAGCGGTGCAAAGAGCCTACACCGGGATTGCCGCCCCAGGAGAACTTCATGCCCCGGGCGGCGCCGACGCCGATCAACTGATCGTAGAGGATATCCGGCGTCATGCGGATGAGGAACAGATCCTTCCTGCCCTGGCGGATCACCTCGTGTCCGGCGGCGTAGGGGATCAGGTGCGTGAAGCCTTCCATGGCGACGGTGTCGCCGTCGCGGACATTCTCCGCCACGGCTTCGGCAAGCGGCAGGATGCGAGCCATTCTTCCTCCTCCAAGATTTTCCGGGTCTGCGGTCGCGGCTTCGGGCCCATTCGTCTGCGACACTACCGGAAATAAGCGCCTGTTTGGTCCGCTCGTCAATATTTTTTGTGCGATATTTGACATTTGTTCGTATATCGCACAAAATGAGGAGGGAAACTGAAAGGACGAAGCGTTGCGGGAAACGGATTTCGTCAGCGGATTTGCGCGCGGCCTGACGGTCATTGAAGCCTTTGGCGAGGCACAGCCGCGGCTCTCGATTACGGAAGCGGCGAAGATCACGGGGCTCGATCGGGCGACCGTGCGACGCTCTCTGCTGACCCTTTCGGAACTCGGCTATGCGGACTATGACGGCAAGTTCTTCGCGCTGACGCCGAAGATCCTGCGGCTCGGTCACGCCTACCTCTCGGCGACACCGCTGACGGCAATCGTCCAGCCCCATCTCGACCAGCTTTCGGAAAAGGCTGGCCAGAGCGCCTCGGTGTCGGTGCTCGATGGCACCGAGGTGGTCTATGTGGCGCGCGCCTCGCAGCGCCGCGTCATGTCGATCAATCTGATGCCCGGCTCCCGCCTTCCCGCCTATTGCGCCTCGATGGGACGGGTCCTTCTCGCCGCACTGCCCGAAGCGGAGGCGCGCGACATTCTGAGCCGCACGGAATTGAAGGCGAACACGCCGCGAACGAAGACCGACCCGGAGGAACTGATGGCGGAGCTTCGGCGGGTTCGCGACCAGGGCTATGCGGTGATCGACCAGGAGCTTGAGCTTGGCCTCTGCTCGATTGCCGTGCCGCTCATCAACGTGCGCGGAAGGGTGGTTGCGGCGCTCAACATCGGCGCACCGGCCGCCCATGTGGCAGCCGGGGAACTCGCGGAGCGCTACCTGCCGCTGCTCCGGGAGACGCAAGCGGCCTTGCGGCCGCTCGTGCAATAGTGGCGATGTGGTCGTGAACCTTCACTCGCGAGGGTGTGCCAAGATTGAAACAACGCTGAAACGGAGTGGCTGGATACTTATGGAGCATCAGTCGCTTGCAGTGCTTTGCTTCCCGACATGTACATGGGCCCGCCGCGATGGCGGGGAAAGCCATAGCCGGAGACTATCACTACGTCGATGTCGGCCGCGCTTCCGGCAATTCCTTCGGCAAGAATCGCCTCGCCCTCCTGCTGCATCACTCTGATGATCCGCAGAATGATTTCCTCGCCTTGGAATTCCCGGACGGTCGAAGCTGTCCTTACCCTCTCTTCCTCGATGATGCGCGTGACTGTCGGATCGGTTTGGGGCCCGCCTGAACTGTAATCGTACCAGCCCTTCCTCGTCTTCCGCCCCAACCGTCCAAGCTCGCACAGCCTGTCCGCAATTTGACAGTAGGGCTGCGACCTGTCTCGCGTCGCGTCAGCGGCCCTGCGCAGCGCCCAGGCAATATCGAGCCCGCTCAGGTCCTGGACCTCGAAGACGCCCATGGGGAAGCCGAACGCCTTCATGGCGGTATCGATCTGAGCCGGTAAAGCACCCTCGAGAAGCATGAACTCGCAGTCCCTCCGATAGGCGGCCATGATCCGGTTGCCGATGAAGCCACGACAGACGCCCGATACCACCGCGATCTTCTTCAGGCGCTTCGCGAGATCCGAGCCGGTTACCAGGGCGCGATCACCGGTGTGCTTGCCGCGGACGATTTCCAAAAGCCTCATGACGTGGGCGGGCGCAAAAAAGTGTAGGCCCAGCACCCTGGCTGGGTCGGCCGTCGCTTCTGCCAAGGCGTCGACGTCGAGGTAGGACGTGTTGGTCGCGAGAACTGCCTTCGGCGGCATGACCGCATCGAGTTGGGCAAACACCTGTTTCTTGACGTCCATGTCTTCAAATACCGCCTCTATCACGAGGGGGCAGTCGGAAAGCGAGGTGTAGTCGTGCGTTGATGTCAGCCGTGCGAGAGCGTCGTCTGCCTGCGACAGCGTGATCGCGCCCCGTGCAGCGCTTGCCTGCAGTGTCTCCAGAACCCGCTGTCGCGCCGCTGCTACAGTAGCTTCGTCCCGCTCGAGCAGCCTTACGGCGGAGCCGGACAGGAGCAGTGCGACCGCGATGCCGGCGCCCATGGTGCCGCCGCCAACGACACCCACGCGGGAAAGATCTGCCGGTTCGGCCGTCATAGCTGCGAGACCCTTGCCTGCATTCCGTTCGGAGAAGAAGGCGTAACGAAGAGCCGCTGCCTCTTCGGAAGCAACGAGCCTCAGGAAACGTTCCCTTTCCTTCTTCAACGCATCGCGACCCGAGAGGGAAATTCCCTCGCGAACGGCCTCTAAGGCTTCCAGTGGCGCCTGCGCACCTCTCGCTTTTCGGGCGAGCGCCTTCGCTGTCGAATTCCAATCGACCGTCTCCGCATCCGGGCCGGGCCGATCGACCAATGGTGCAGGCATGGGGCCGGTCAGCAGCTCGCGGGCGAGCGCTTCTGCAGCTTCCAGCAGATCACCTCCGGCAATGCGATCGACGAGACCGACCTTCAGGGCGTGGGCGGCATCGATTGGTTTGCCGTTTGTCACGAGTTCGACGGCGTCAGCGATCGGGATCAGTCTCGGAAGGCGGACCGTACCGCCAGCGCCGGGGATCGTGCCCAAGCTCACCTCGGGCAAACCGAGCTTCGCTCCTGGATCGGCGATTCTTGCGTGGCAGCCGAGAGCCAACTCCAAACCTCCGCCCAGGACTGTTCCATGAATTGCTGCAATCCACGGCACGCGCGCGCCTTCGACCGCCTCGATCACTTCCGGCAGGATCGGCGCCCGCGGCGGCTGCCCCAGTTCGCGAATGTCGGCGCCGGCCACGAAGGTTCGACCGGCGCACCGCAGAACCACGGCTCCGACGGCCGCATCCCCTTCCAGTGCGTGCACCGCATCGATGAGACCCGCCCGAACGCCGTGGCTCAACGCGTTGACCGGCGGATTGTCGATGGTGACGATCGCGAGCCCGTCGCGGCATTCGTAGCTGACAAAGGATGCCATAAGTCCTCCACTTCCAATCACGGATGGCCCCACCGCTCTCTAAGGAGTGGTGTGCCGCCATACGCCGGGCCGGCAATTCTCCGGTGCGCACTTTTGCGGTCCGACAGCATGCGCCTGTGAACTGCGTCTATAGCGAGGAATGAATGGCCGGTAACATAACCAATTGTTTGGTCTGGACTTGCCTATAGGCAGGTGCAAAGTCGGCGCTCCAAGCTGGTAAGTTGGCGACTGGAGCGAGGAAACATCGGCACTCCATGAAACTCTATTTCGAAGCTGATCCTGACCGTGGTCAACCACCGCTACTGCTGGTCCACGGCCTGTTGTCGAGCCGGAACCATTGGATTCCGAACCTGGAGCTCGCCAAGCATTTCCGGCGCGTCCGAATTGATTTGCCCGCTCATGGGCTTTCACCTACTCCAGGCGAGCCGAGCGCCGCAACTCCGAGGGCGGTCGTGAAGGCGATCGATGCGGTTCGCGAGCGTCTGCAGATCGACAGGTGGCATATCTGCGGTCAGAGTTTCGGTGCGGCACTGACGTTGCGTTATGCCCTGACGTATCCCAAGCGCGTCCTCGCGCAGATCTTCACGAACGCAAACGGCGCCTTGCGTGCCGACTGGACGCAAACGCACGCCCAGCGCAATCGGGCATCTATCGAAGACATCCGCAGGAATGGGCATGCCGCCATGCGCCGGATGACCTATCATCCACGCCATGCCAAGCGGTTTCCGCCGGACGTTCGCGACATCCTCAGCAAGGATGCGGACGCGACGGATGCTGCAGGAATTGCCCTGCTTCTCGAACAGGCGACACCGGTGCTTTCGGTGCGTGAACGACTGGGCGATCTGCGGCCCCCGACGCTTCTCATCAACGGCCGCCGTGAAAACCAATTCCAGCCTGCCCGAAATTGGTTGTCCGAGGCGCATCCCCACATCGCCATCATCGACGTCGAAGGCGGACATTCGATCAATATCGAACGTCCGCAAGAGTTCGACGCCGCGGTAATCGACTTCCTGTCCGCGCGGGAACGAGGTCCTGCGTGGCAATTCGGTACGCGATGGCAGGCGAAATGACGTCATCTCGATGCCGATGCTGCCCGGTCCGGAACAGCGAAGACCTGTCAAGCGGGGATGACGCGCGTGCCGGCCCCGGGTGAAGCCGCCGACCGCCAGCTTCTGGCGCGCCTCGTCGGTGTGTACCTGTTCGGTGCTGGTGCTGGGGCGTTTGCGGCATGGATCGGGTCACCGCTGCCATGGATGATCGGACCGCTGCTTGCCACGGCATCGCTCTATCTGACGGGCGTGGTGGACATCAGTATACCCGTTAAGACGCGGCCTGTCGGCCAGGTCGTCATTGCGTCGCAGGTGGGGGTGTATTTCTCGCCCGCCGCATTCGCCATGCTCCTGGCATTCGCACCGCTTCTTATCGGGATGGCACTCGCCACGGCGTGCTGCGCGCTCGTGGTCGCGCTCCTGCTTGCGCGTGTGGCCAATCTGAACCTGACTGCGGCCTTCCTCTCCTCCTTGCCGACGAGTCCCGTGGAGGCAGCGGTTATGGCCGAGCGTTACAACTGCAATCCCGGGCCGGTCATACTCTCTCAAACCGTGCGGATCGCGTCCGTCGTGGTCCTAGTCCCGGTCGCCATCTACATGATCGACGGATGGCCAGCTCGCGACATGGTGCGGACAACGCCCGAGCTCGATGCAATTGCTGTCCTCCTCCTCGCCGGCATAGGAATGGCCGGGGCGTTGCTGGCCCGAGCATGTCGCGTGCCCAATCCCTTCTTTCTTGGTCCCTTGGCTGCCTCTTCGGCAGTTTCGGCACTTGGCGTTGCCCCGTCCTTCTATCCGTCAATCGTTCTCTCCTGCGCGCAGATCATTCTTGGCGTCTGGCTTGGCTCGACCTTCCGCAGATCACTTTTCGCTGCGGCGGGGCGGCTCGTCACGGCTTCCATCGTCACGACGCTTCTCATGCTCGCCCTGACGTCGATCATAGCGGTCATCGTCTCCCGGATGGCCGGACTGAGCTGGGAGCTGATGGTGCTGGGCACTGCACCGGGTGGCGTTACCGAAATGGCGCTGACAGCGAAATTTCTGGGCCAGGACGTTGCGCTGATCACGGCCTTTCATTTGACCCGCATCTTCATCCTGATGCCGAACATTCCCTGGATCATCCGCATGATCCACAGATTTGAGCGTCGCCGAAACTGCTGCGACGGCGGCGACGGTTCGGATCTGCCGTAGCGTCCGCCTGCCGGTGGCGTGGCCACCTTGACCAAGGCGAATGAACATTCTGCCCAATATATACTCAGTTCAATTCACGCCTCTGAGTGCCCATAACGAAGATCGAGGCCGTGCCACTGGGCGCGCCTCTTTGCGTCGTCATCCGAAAACACATCGAACGGCGCTGGAGGAAATGGCTGCCATACGGCACTTGCCGGCAGAGTGGCAGCAAGGAGGAGACCATGGAGAGTGAGGTTCTCGACAAGGGCGAGCAGCCCGTGCAGGGCTATGTCCGCATACCTTTGCCGATACTCGAAATCGTGATCGGCCTGATCGTACTTGCGATTTTATCCTGGTACGTCGTCCAGGCGTACCTCCTGCCGAAGCCTTTCAATTCGCACGATATCGGAGCGGGCGGCTTCCCGCTTCTCGTCGCCTTCGGGACTGGTATTGCCACCATATCGATGATCGGCCTCGCAGTCGCACGTCTCATGGGCAAGATGGGGCGCTCCGACAGCCGTTGGCGGCGCCCGCTCTTTGTTTTGATCGTTGCCCTGCTCCTTGTCGGGCAGGCCGTGAGCTTCGAAACGCTGGGTGTCTATCTCTGCGTCGCGCTCTTCTCCGCTGCGATCATGGTGGCGGCTGGCGAGCGCCGGATCCTGCATGTGCTGGGCGTGCCGATTGGCTTGGTCGCATTCATCTATGTTGTGTTCGCGCTTGCGTTGAACGTGGTCTTTCCGTGAGGGTCTGCCATGATTGAAAACCTTCTCTCAGGCTTCTCGGCCTTCGGCGATCCGCTCGTATGGCTGAGCTTGGTCTTCGGCTCGCTCGTCGGCTATCTCATCGGCGCGATACCTGGTCTCGGCCCCAGTCTCGGCGTCGCATTGCTCATCCCATTCACCTACGGACTTGACCCCGTCGTCTCGATCGTCGGTTTGGTGGCCTTGTATGCCGCGGCAGAATATGGCGGCGCGATCACCGCCATTCTCATCAATTCGCCCGGCACGTCGGCAGCGGTCGCGACGGCTTGGGACGGCTATCCGCTGAGTCAGCAGGGAAAGGCGGGCGAAGCCCTCCTGGTGTCTATCGTCACCTCCGGCATCGGTATCTTCATCAGCGCCCTGTTCCTGCTGTTTACCGCCGTGCCGCTCTCGGAATTCGCATTGCGGTTCGGACCCGGTGAATACTTCGCTCTGGCGCTCGTCGGGCTCAGCCTGGTGGTCGGCCTTGCGGAAGGCTCGGTGGTCAAGGGCGCGGTCGCGATGGGCATCGGTCTCGCGCTCGCGACGGTCGGGCTGGATACGCAGACTGGTGCGCCGCGTTTTGCCGCGTCGGTAGAGCTCTTCGAGGGGCTGCCCCTCGTGCCGGTGCTGCTCGGGCTTTATGCCCTTTCGGAAGTCCTCTTCCTGGTCGAAGAGGGCGTGACAGCCAAGACCAGGAGTGCGCCGCTTGGCGGCTGGCGCAGCTGGAACTGGAAGGGTCTATGGTCACTCAATGGCGTCGTATTCAGAAGCTCGGTGCTCGGCTACATCATCGGCATCATTCCGGGTGCGGGCGCCTCCATTGCCTCCTTCATTGCCTATGCGGTGGCCAAGAAAACATCCAAGACTCCGGAGCGATTCGGCAAAGGATCTATCGAGGGTGTCGCGGCCTCGGAAGCGGCAAATAATGCTGCCGTGTCCGGTGCCATGGCACCTTTGCTTGCACTCGGCATCCCCGGTTCGCCAACGACGGCGGTGATGATCGGCGCCCTGATGATCCAGGGCATTCAGCCGGGGCCCCTCCTGTTCAGCCGCAATCCCGAAATTCCTTACACTATCTTCGCGTCGCTCTGGATCGGCGTGCCGGTGATGGTGTTCATCGGGCTTGCCGGTGCCCGCGCCTGGGCTAGGGTTGCAAACATTCCCGGTCCCGCTATCGCGGCGATCGTCGCAGGAATTTGCCTTGTGGGCTCCTACGCCTCCGAGGGCACCATGTTCCCGGTCTATGTCATGACTGCCTTCGGTATTCTCGGTTACCTGCTTCGAAAGGTGCAGGTTCCGCTGGCTCCGATCATTCTGGCTCTGGTGCTTGGTGAGATGATGGAAACCAATTTCCGCCGGGCGCTGATTACGTCGCAAGGTTCCCTTGAAGTCTTCTACACCTCGCCTCTGACGGTTGCGTTGCTTCTAACGGCTGTCCTTGCATTCCTGCTTCCGGCAATCGGCTTTATTCAGAAGCGGAGACAGGCAACCCCGGCGGCCGATCCATCGGTGAGGGGCTGACGATTGCTCGGGCGGCAGGCTCAGCCTTCACTGCCCGAGCACGATGCCCAATATTTGCGGTCGTTTGACCTGACCAAATCTCAGTTCATTTCGCGGATCCAACATAAGACACTGGTCTCATTGGAGAGAGCCGTGGTTCTTTCGTTCAAACGTGGGAGGCGTTTCATGTCATTCAATCTGCTCAAGCCGGCGCGCGCGTTCGTGGCGACGGTATCATTTGCCGTCGTGGCCTCGCTGGGTCTTCCTAGCCCTGTCGCGGCGGAGACGGCCTGGAAGCCATCAGGACCGGTAAATGTCGTCATGCATACGAAGCCCGGCGGAACGGCGGACATTTTCATCCGTACCCTGGCGCAATCCCTGGAGCCGATGATCGGTCAGCCGATTGTCGTGGTGAACGCTCCGGGCGCCGGAGGCGCAACGCAGATGGCGCATGTCCGCCAAGCCAAGCCCGATGGCTTGACAATCGGCATCAACACGATGACCCACTTCACGAGCATGCTGACCAATCTGAAGGGGACCTTCTCGGTCGACGATTTCTCCTGGATAGCTTCCACGCAGGAAGACCCGATCATCTATTTCGTTCGCGCGGATTCCGACATCAAATCACTGCCGGACCTCGTTGAAAAGGCGAAAGCCAGCTCCGGCACTGTCAATATCGGCGGTTTCGGGCCCGTTGGGTCGATGCAGCATCTTGGCACGGCCATGCTCGAAAGCGCTGCAGGCGTGAAGTTCAACTGGGTGGGGTTCGACTCCACTCCTGACATCATGACGGCCTTGCTAGGTGGGCACGTGGATGTAGGCGTTTCGAACCTCGGGCCGACCGCGCCCTTCTTCGAATCCAAGCGGATCATCGGTCTCGGGGTCCTGGGTGAAAAGCGGCTCGATGGTCTGCCGGACGTTCCCACCTTCGGTGAGGCGGGCTACGAGGTCGACACGAGCTGGGTGCAAGTGCGCGGTGTCTTTGGTCCAAAGGACATGCCGCTCGAACTTCAGCAGCAGATTGCAGACACAATCCACGAGGCGATGAAAGCCAAGACCTATCAGGACTATGCCCGCAGCACGGGTGTCATCGATTCCACTTTGGGGCCGAAGGAATACGACGCTTTCGTACGCGACGTCAGCAAGATCGCCAGCAAGCAGCTAGAGGCGGCTCGACTCCTGCAGTAGTGCGGATGCCTCCGCATGCGTGTGAAGGTGA
Coding sequences:
- a CDS encoding acylphosphatase, which translates into the protein MEEDRRAALVRITGRVQGVCFRAWTRDEAQRLGLTGWVRNERDGSVTALIAGPETAVDTMLHRFWEGPPGASVSTVASEDAPSIHAPAGFQITR
- the pcaF gene encoding 3-oxoadipyl-CoA thiolase gives rise to the protein MHEAYICDYIRTPIGRFGGALSAVRADDLGAIPLKALMERNGSVDWEAVDDVIFGCANQAGEDNRNVARMSLLLAGLPVSVSGTTINRLCGSGMDAVIAAARAIKSGEAELMIAGGVESMSRAPFVLPKAESAFSRHAEIHDTTIGWRFINPLMKAQYGVDSMPETGENVAEDYHVSREDQDAFALRSQAKAAAAQANGRLAREIVAVTIPQRKGEPVAVEKDEHPRATTMEALAKLKAPFRAGGSVTAGNASGVNDGAAALVIASEEAATRHGLTPLARILGGASAGVPPRLMGIGPAPASRKLMARLGMTEQQFDVIELNEAFASQGLAVLRELGIADDDPRVNRNGGAIALGHPLGMSGARIIGTAALELAEAGGRYSLSTMCIGVGQGIAVALERV
- a CDS encoding CoA-transferase subunit beta: MTDFTPNEMMTIAAARELSNDDVCFVGIGAPSAACNVARLTHAPEITLIYESGTVGTKPDVLPLSIGDGELCDTALFTVSVPEMFRYWLQGGRITTGFLGGAQIDKFANLNTTVVGPYGRPKVRLPGGGGAPEIASNCGRIFITMALTKRGFVETLPFVTSMGHGEGGNHRERLGLKTKGPTRVITDLCILEPDPETKELTVVSIHPGVSREQIIANCGWPIRSAENVIETPAPTETELAVLRDINARTRKAHEGTGSGKEAA
- a CDS encoding CoA transferase subunit A, yielding MARILPLAEAVAENVRDGDTVAMEGFTHLIPYAAGHEVIRQGRKDLFLIRMTPDILYDQLIGVGAARGMKFSWGGNPGVGSLHRFRDAVENQWPRPLEIEEHSHAAMANAYEAGAANLPFAMLRGYIGADLPKVNPNIRSITCPFTGEVLAAVPAIRPDVAIIHAQRADRSGNVLIEGIVGVQKEAVLAARRSIVTVEEIVDELSPPSPNSVVLPGWAVSAVAHVPGGAFPSYAHGYYPRNNAFYIRWDEIARDRESFTAWIKENVLDGNPEDFARHAAKKSSKAA
- a CDS encoding IclR family transcriptional regulator, translated to MRETDFVSGFARGLTVIEAFGEAQPRLSITEAAKITGLDRATVRRSLLTLSELGYADYDGKFFALTPKILRLGHAYLSATPLTAIVQPHLDQLSEKAGQSASVSVLDGTEVVYVARASQRRVMSINLMPGSRLPAYCASMGRVLLAALPEAEARDILSRTELKANTPRTKTDPEELMAELRRVRDQGYAVIDQELELGLCSIAVPLINVRGRVVAALNIGAPAAHVAAGELAERYLPLLRETQAALRPLVQ
- a CDS encoding 3-hydroxyacyl-CoA dehydrogenase NAD-binding domain-containing protein produces the protein MASFVSYECRDGLAIVTIDNPPVNALSHGVRAGLIDAVHALEGDAAVGAVVLRCAGRTFVAGADIRELGQPPRAPILPEVIEAVEGARVPWIAAIHGTVLGGGLELALGCHARIADPGAKLGLPEVSLGTIPGAGGTVRLPRLIPIADAVELVTNGKPIDAAHALKVGLVDRIAGGDLLEAAEALARELLTGPMPAPLVDRPGPDAETVDWNSTAKALARKARGAQAPLEALEAVREGISLSGRDALKKERERFLRLVASEEAAALRYAFFSERNAGKGLAAMTAEPADLSRVGVVGGGTMGAGIAVALLLSGSAVRLLERDEATVAAARQRVLETLQASAARGAITLSQADDALARLTSTHDYTSLSDCPLVIEAVFEDMDVKKQVFAQLDAVMPPKAVLATNTSYLDVDALAEATADPARVLGLHFFAPAHVMRLLEIVRGKHTGDRALVTGSDLAKRLKKIAVVSGVCRGFIGNRIMAAYRRDCEFMLLEGALPAQIDTAMKAFGFPMGVFEVQDLSGLDIAWALRRAADATRDRSQPYCQIADRLCELGRLGRKTRKGWYDYSSGGPQTDPTVTRIIEEERVRTASTVREFQGEEIILRIIRVMQQEGEAILAEGIAGSAADIDVVIVSGYGFPRHRGGPMYMSGSKALQATDAP
- a CDS encoding alpha/beta fold hydrolase, translated to MKLYFEADPDRGQPPLLLVHGLLSSRNHWIPNLELAKHFRRVRIDLPAHGLSPTPGEPSAATPRAVVKAIDAVRERLQIDRWHICGQSFGAALTLRYALTYPKRVLAQIFTNANGALRADWTQTHAQRNRASIEDIRRNGHAAMRRMTYHPRHAKRFPPDVRDILSKDADATDAAGIALLLEQATPVLSVRERLGDLRPPTLLINGRRENQFQPARNWLSEAHPHIAIIDVEGGHSINIERPQEFDAAVIDFLSARERGPAWQFGTRWQAK
- a CDS encoding AbrB family transcriptional regulator codes for the protein MPAPGEAADRQLLARLVGVYLFGAGAGAFAAWIGSPLPWMIGPLLATASLYLTGVVDISIPVKTRPVGQVVIASQVGVYFSPAAFAMLLAFAPLLIGMALATACCALVVALLLARVANLNLTAAFLSSLPTSPVEAAVMAERYNCNPGPVILSQTVRIASVVVLVPVAIYMIDGWPARDMVRTTPELDAIAVLLLAGIGMAGALLARACRVPNPFFLGPLAASSAVSALGVAPSFYPSIVLSCAQIILGVWLGSTFRRSLFAAAGRLVTASIVTTLLMLALTSIIAVIVSRMAGLSWELMVLGTAPGGVTEMALTAKFLGQDVALITAFHLTRIFILMPNIPWIIRMIHRFERRRNCCDGGDGSDLP
- a CDS encoding tripartite tricarboxylate transporter TctB family protein; amino-acid sequence: MESEVLDKGEQPVQGYVRIPLPILEIVIGLIVLAILSWYVVQAYLLPKPFNSHDIGAGGFPLLVAFGTGIATISMIGLAVARLMGKMGRSDSRWRRPLFVLIVALLLVGQAVSFETLGVYLCVALFSAAIMVAAGERRILHVLGVPIGLVAFIYVVFALALNVVFP
- a CDS encoding tripartite tricarboxylate transporter permease; protein product: MIENLLSGFSAFGDPLVWLSLVFGSLVGYLIGAIPGLGPSLGVALLIPFTYGLDPVVSIVGLVALYAAAEYGGAITAILINSPGTSAAVATAWDGYPLSQQGKAGEALLVSIVTSGIGIFISALFLLFTAVPLSEFALRFGPGEYFALALVGLSLVVGLAEGSVVKGAVAMGIGLALATVGLDTQTGAPRFAASVELFEGLPLVPVLLGLYALSEVLFLVEEGVTAKTRSAPLGGWRSWNWKGLWSLNGVVFRSSVLGYIIGIIPGAGASIASFIAYAVAKKTSKTPERFGKGSIEGVAASEAANNAAVSGAMAPLLALGIPGSPTTAVMIGALMIQGIQPGPLLFSRNPEIPYTIFASLWIGVPVMVFIGLAGARAWARVANIPGPAIAAIVAGICLVGSYASEGTMFPVYVMTAFGILGYLLRKVQVPLAPIILALVLGEMMETNFRRALITSQGSLEVFYTSPLTVALLLTAVLAFLLPAIGFIQKRRQATPAADPSVRG